The following proteins are encoded in a genomic region of Bombus pyrosoma isolate SC7728 linkage group LG1, ASM1482585v1, whole genome shotgun sequence:
- the LOC122575689 gene encoding patronin isoform X1: MWSAITRLFVKGKTEESAPRTKDWTCDGVPDTVVHVFDAMDRNAGDDRRKGPAGEQHHDGAESEHFSDAYDSRQAKQRASVKWLLSKAYNNRVPENLRDPYYIDNENQEHLKPQIVHALSNAELYCLALANIYSDPNYHNQNHCGILQALARKGVYLAEPNNTQLTETILIQNSPLKMSAHMAVIEGLMVLYAKEVVTGDRVVSAIRRFDPQAEVDVPADHEKGLLLWISHASNALIAKIQAEEGAGDKTRLPELPAAKDFQSLCDGVGLAAVVAFYCPGELNWMDIRVSKRPSVADALHNLSLVHAFCNRCLPYSIFHMLPEDVTYMRGCMKQNLVVFLADMYNVLEIHPAKCVRYPGEERAMQFLDACPRNSHGVAHKRSLPQSIAPIPDLRSNLSVSAPGFTVAKAPSSSSVKKSQSLQQTAENYSHDDRRAGSEESFVVHRGKGIPTLSSVADEKSITRIDAAGRPSNWEEQRRSSYAGRRSRRNSVSDDSQLTIENFGGSQDNLHNFGRNPDKEVGAHIGKRSTTEPTLPARSSVQDVYGSGVQHILSDNGYDKEEPPRLRRQTSNSSLDNVALKQILHSSENVNSDGDTSKLASFANLSRQSSEKGINLTYTEQERDDSKSNLSSKKLGQTNGNRNGEKKTTFATLPNTTTWQQQSNQQSQQMEQHSVADENGGNTIMASQLNNIRLKLEEKRRHIENEKRRMEVVMSKQRQKVGKAAFLQAVTKLYLVGKVKSPSSSTSGGDSPAEIGPPTPVTSGSSGETPTSVSETTPVTQQPSQEKPQRPFSLKEISEDVRDVEHKWLEHDGNAPFIETRRTPDIENMDLEQYHQSISQMNNSLSEIQADIQRLANQQNQIQQQHLMTQHQQQIQQQFQQLQSLSQQHMQNFGMAPINPLTSKLQDTQQSQFYLHDQPQLQRRMWGQPPPTQSLANEMAAVGYQQSMDPRYSTQPTPYQQDMRLYQDTRNWGTHPPQQKGFVLHDTPQEPRYLNGGDHSLCNNQMSHPGPTYPSSTSIFNQTPPSSASPQHRNAVHRISQLMSESPEPKRPTVHHIPIKCESPTEKRQITAMHAPVPAPPVDDMKPQNISFIGNDDELTQGIRGLNITSGSRTYRIPSPTRPSISRNSFQPHPSLREATPSPSGTPEVTPLDPTDAGEKGFYICFDNDAPKKPKPTLRVKRTSPKKERGVSSYVDSEDFTMRPDSPSAIVMDRQKQLEIQRDSDREKQRQIDERDFQRQEIRDREIQREGEREKQRERHEMSGESRQSGVGLIIGNQLANPDPNSLDEMERKKERIMLLSLQRRQQQEEMKERKEVEAQARREQEKLKAEERARKKEEERQRRAAILEQHKVKKAIEEAEREGKVIDKELLNTIKPTKLRNKTATTRPRPKTIHVDAGTELDSGALTPSRGKKGSSSNLSTASLTSPTMRRDYYRGSQDSLTAAHFDERRSGPLYRGGSLRVSSVDSPDDGRGSSPCRSMNQLGRRGSYKTSRDVQEPQQQVRGRPKYPSYQNFKGRKSNSLMNLCGSSSDQDGMMCRYTDTDSGLGRATPPRRAPSPGMGSMRHLPSPSGPGSLPPGLMTKRRVFDDGSSDISSTPSSMMDYNGPRLYKQPTTKSNRGIMLNAVEYCVFPGTVNKEAKRRVLDEIARSESKHFLILFRDAGCQFRALYSYCPDREEVSKLYGTGPKQVMDKMFDKFFKYNSGAKCFSQVHTKHLTVTIDAFTIHNSLWQGKKVNLPNKKDMPLVI, encoded by the exons AACCAAGAACACCTGAAGCCGCAGATCGTCCACGCACTTTCCAATGCGGAACTATACTGTTTGGCGCTGGCGAACATCTATTCGGATCCAAATTATCACAATCAGAATCATTGCGGTATTCTCCAAGCCTTGGCCAGAAAGGGTGTTTACCTCGCGGAGCCAAACAATACTCAACTCACCGAAACGATCCTCATTCAAAATTCACCACTCAAGATG TCCGCGCATATGGCTGTGATAGAGGGCCTGATGGTCTTGTACGCGAAGGAAGTAGTGACTGGAGATCGAGTAGTTTCGGCAATCCGACGGTTCGACCCTCAGGCGGAGGTGGATGTGCCAGCGGACCACGAGAAAGGACTTCTTCTCTGGATCAGCCACGCATCAAATGCGTTGATTGCCAAGATCCAGGCGGAGGAAGGTGCCGGTGATAAAACGCGACTGCCAGAACTGCCAGCTGCCAAGGACTTCCAATCGTTATGCGATGGTGTCGGCCTTGCCGCCGTTGTGGCCTTCTACTGCCCCGGCGAGCTCAATTGGATGGACATCAGGGTGTCGAAGAGACCGTCGGTCGCGGACGCGCTGCACAACTTGTCGCTGGTCCACGCGTTTTGTAACCGATGCTTACCCTATTCCATTTTTCATATGCTACCCGAAGACGTGACGTATATGAGGGG GTGCATGAAGCAAAATTTAGTCGTTTTCTTGGCGGACATGTACAACGTATTGGAAATTCATCCGGCGAAATGTGTACGTTATCCAGGCGAGGAAAGGGCGATGCAGTTCTTAGATG CCTGCCCGCGCAATAGTCATGGCGTAGCTCATAAAAGAAGTCTGCCACAGTCTATAGCTCCGATACCTGATCTGAGAAGCAACCTCTCCGTATCCGCGCCAGGCTTCACAG ttgCAAAAGCACCGTCATCCTCCTCTGTCAAGAAGTCACAATCACTGCAACAAACTGCCGAAAATTATTCTCACGACGACAG ACGAGCAGGGAGCGAAGAAAGTTTCGTAGTCCATCGTGGCAAAGGCATCCCTACGTTAAGCTCCGTAGCAGACGAGAAATCTATAACTAGAATAGATGCCGCTGGTCGGCCAAGCAATTGGGAAGAACAGAGGAGAAGCTCGTACGCTGGCCGACGATCTAGGCGTAACAGTGTTTCGGATGACTCTCAGCTGACCATTGAGAACTTTGGTGGATCTCAG GATAATTTACACAACTTCGGCAGAAATCCAGACAAGGAGGTCGGCGCGCACATTGGCAAACGAAGCACCACAGAGCCGACACTACCAGCAAGATCTAGCGTTCAGGATGTGTACGGTAGCGGAGTGCAGCATATTTTATCAGATAACGGATACGATAAGGAAGAACCGCCGAGATTAAGAAGACAGACCTCAAACTCTAGCTTGGACAACGTCGCGCTCAAGCAAATTTTACATTCCAGCGAGAACGTTAATTCGGACGGGGATACGTCCAAGTTAGCCAGCTTCGCGAATTTAAGCAGGCAAAGCTCCGAGAAGGGGATCAACTTGACATACACGGAACAAGAACGCGACGACAGCAAGTCGAATCTGTCGAGTAAGAAACTTGGCCAGACCAATGGTAATAGAAATGGTGAGAAGAAAACGACGTTCGCCACGTTACCGAATACGACCACGTGGCAGCAACAGAGCAACCAGCAATCTCAACAGATGGAACAACACTCTGTtg CAGACGAGAACGGAGGTAACACGATTATGGCCTCACAACTGAATAATATTAGATTGAAGTTGGAGGAGAAACGACGTCACATAGAAAACGAGAAGAGAAGGATGGAAGTCGTGATGTCGAAACAACGGCAGAAAGTGGGCAAAGCTGCGTTCCTGCAAGCTGTCACGAAG CTGTACTTGGTG GGTAAGGTTAAATCTCCCTCTTCATCAACATCTGGGGGGGACAGTCCGGCTGAAATTGGTCCCCCCACTCCTGTAACCTCCGGATCTTCGGGGGAGACCCCGACAAGTGTTTCCGAGACGACCCCCGTAACCCAACAACCCTCTCAAGAAAAACCACAGAGACCCTTCTCGCTCAAG GAAATTAGTGAGGATGTTCGGGATGTTGAACATAAATGGTTAGAGCATGACGGTAACGCCCCATTTATTGAAACAAGACGCACTCCAGATATTGAGAACATGGATCTTGAGCAATATCATCAATCTATATCACA AATGAATAACAGTCTTAGTGAAATACAAGCTGATATACAACGTTTAGCAAATCAGCAAAATCAAATACAGCAGCAGCATTTAATGACACAGCATCAACAGCAAATACAGCAACAGTTTCAGCAATTGCAAAGTCTTAGTCAACAACATATGcaa AATTTTGGAATGGCGCCTATAAATCCATTAACATCCAAATTACAAGATACTCAGCAATCTCAGTTCTATCTACATGATCAACCCCAATTGCAAAGACGAATGTGGGGTCAACCACCTCCAACTCAAAGCTTAGCAAATGAAATGGCTGCTGTGGGCTATCAACAATCAATGGATCCACGATATAGTACTCAACCAACAC CTTATCAACAAGATATGCGCTTATATCAAGATACACGAAATTGGGGAACGCATCCACCTCAACAGAAAGGATTTGTTCTACACGATACTCCTCAAGAACCGAGGTACCTCAATGGTGGAGATCATAGTCTTTGTAATAATCAAATGAGTCATCCTGGTCCTACATATCCATCATCTACATCTATCTTTAATCAAACACCACCATCTTCTGCTAGTCCACAACATCGCAATGCT GTTCATCGAATAAGTCAGTTAATGAGTGAAAGTCCTGAACCAAAAAGGCCAACTGTACATCATATACCGATTAAGTGTGAAAGCCCTACCGAAAAAAGACAAATTACTGCAATGCATGCACCTGTTCCAGCTCCACCTGTTGATGACATGAAGCCTCagaatatatcatttattg GAAATGATGATGAGCTTACACAAGGTATAAGAGGTTTAAACATCACGTCCGGCAGCCGTACATATAGAATTCCATCACCAACTAGACCTTCAATATCACGTAATTCATTTCAACCTCATCCATCATTAAGAGAAGCCACACCATCTCCATCAGGTACACCAGAGGTAACACCTTTAGATCCAACGGATGCTGGTGAAAAAGGATTTTATATCTGCTTTGATAATGACGCGCCGAAGAAACCAAAACCAACCCTTAGAGTGAAAAGGACATCCCCTAAAAAG gAAAGAGGCGTGTCTTCATATGTTGACAGTGAAGATTTTACGATGCGTCCTGACTCTCCTTCTGCGATTGTTATGGATAGGCAGAAACAGCTGGAAATTCAACGAGATTCTGATCGAGAAAAGCAGCGTCAGATAGACGAGAGAGACTTCCAACGGCAAGAAATTAGAGATAGAGAAATacaaagagaaggagaaagagaaaagcaaaGAGAACGACACGAGATGAGTGGAGAGAGCCGACAATCTGGAGTTGGTTTAATAATTGGAAATCAATTAGCAAATCCTGATCCA AATTCTCTTGATGAAATGGAACGGAAAAAAGAACGTATAATGCTCTTATCATTACAAAGAAGACAGCAACAAGAAGagatgaaagagagaaaagaggtaGAAGCGCAAGCTCGTCGAgaacaagaaaaattgaaagcagAAGAAAGAGCTCgtaaaaaggaagaggaaaggcAACGAAGGGCAGCTATTTTAGAACAACATAAAGTAAAGAAAGCAATAGAAGAGGCAGAAAGAGAA GGCAAGGTTATCGATAAAGAACTTCTTAATACAATAAAACCAACGAAATTGCGTAACAAGACTGCAACAACTCGACCTCGACCCAAAACGATTCATGTGGATGCTGGTACGGAGTTGGATTCTGGAGCTCTTACGCCGAGCCGTGGAAAGAAGGGTTCTTCTTCTAATCTAAGTACAG CGTCGCTGACTTCTCCGACGATGAGGCGAGATTACTACCGAGGCTCGCAGGACAGTCTCACTGCTGCCCATTTCGATGAACGACGTTCCGGCCCTCTTTATCGGGGCGGCAGTCTCAGGG TATCTTCCGTAGATTCACCCGACGACGGTAGAGGTTCCTCCCCTTGTCGAAGTATGAATCAACTTGGTCGACGTGGTTCCTACAAAACATCTAGAG ATGTGCAGGAGCCTCAGCAACAGGTTAGAGGCAGGCCTAAATACCCGAGTTACCAAAACTTTAAGGGGAGAAAGTCTAATTCCTTGATGAATTTGTGTG GTTCGAGTAGTGATCAAGACGGTATGATGTGTCGATACACAGATACGGACAGCGGACTGGGCAGAGCTACACCTCCTAGGAGAGCACCGAGTCCGGGCATGGGTAGCATGAGGCATCTTCCGTCGCCATCAGGACCTGGTTCTTTACCTCCCGGTTTGATGACCAAGAGACGCGTGTTCGATGATGGTAGCAGCGATATCAGTAGTACACCAAGTTCGATGATGGACTATAATG GTCCGAGATTGTATAAACAACCAACCACCAAGTCAAATCGTGGCATTATGCTAAACGCTGTGGAGTATTGTGTATTTCCGGGAACGGTAAATAAGGAAGCGAAGAGAAGAGTTTTGGACGAAATTGCAAGATCAGAAAGCAAGCattttcttatcttatttCGAGATGCTGGCTGTCAATTCCGGGCTCTCTACTCATACTGCCCAGATAGAGAAGAAGTTTCAAAGTTATATGGTACCGGACCGAAACAAGTCATGGATAAAATGttcgacaaatttttcaa ATACAATTCAGGAGCAAAATGCTTTTCTCAAGTACACACAAAGCATCTGACTGTGACCATAGATGCCTTTACGATACACAACAGCCTTTGGCAAGGTAAAAAGGTGAATTTGCCGAACAAGAAAGACATGCCTCTCGTCATATAG
- the LOC122575689 gene encoding patronin isoform X8, which yields MWSAITRLFVKGKTEESAPRTKDWTCDGVPDTVVHVFDAMDRNAGDDRRKGPAGEQHHDGAESEHFSDAYDSRQAKQRASVKWLLSKAYNNRVPENLRDPYYIDNENQEHLKPQIVHALSNAELYCLALANIYSDPNYHNQNHCGILQALARKGVYLAEPNNTQLTETILIQNSPLKMSAHMAVIEGLMVLYAKEVVTGDRVVSAIRRFDPQAEVDVPADHEKGLLLWISHASNALIAKIQAEEGAGDKTRLPELPAAKDFQSLCDGVGLAAVVAFYCPGELNWMDIRVSKRPSVADALHNLSLVHAFCNRCLPYSIFHMLPEDVTYMRGCMKQNLVVFLADMYNVLEIHPAKCVRYPGEERAMQFLDACPRNSHGVAHKRSLPQSIAPIPDLRSNLSVSAPGFTVAKAPSSSSVKKSQSLQQTAENYSHDDRRAGSEESFVVHRGKGIPTLSSVADEKSITRIDAAGRPSNWEEQRRSSYAGRRSRRNSVSDDSQLTIENFGGSQDNLHNFGRNPDKEVGAHIGKRSTTEPTLPARSSVQDVYGSGVQHILSDNGYDKEEPPRLRRQTSNSSLDNVALKQILHSSENVNSDGDTSKLASFANLSRQSSEKGINLTYTEQERDDSKSNLSSKKLGQTNGNRNGEKKTTFATLPNTTTWQQQSNQQSQQMEQHSVDENGGNTIMASQLNNIRLKLEEKRRHIENEKRRMEVVMSKQRQKVGKAAFLQAVTKGKVKSPSSSTSGGDSPAEIGPPTPVTSGSSGETPTSVSETTPVTQQPSQEKPQRPFSLKEISEDVRDVEHKWLEHDGNAPFIETRRTPDIENMDLEQYHQSISQMNNSLSEIQADIQRLANQQNQIQQQHLMTQHQQQIQQQFQQLQSLSQQHMQNFGMAPINPLTSKLQDTQQSQFYLHDQPQLQRRMWGQPPPTQSLANEMAAVGYQQSMDPRYSTQPTPYQQDMRLYQDTRNWGTHPPQQKGFVLHDTPQEPRYLNGGDHSLCNNQMSHPGPTYPSSTSIFNQTPPSSASPQHRNAVHRISQLMSESPEPKRPTVHHIPIKCESPTEKRQITAMHAPVPAPPVDDMKPQNISFIGNDDELTQGIRGLNITSGSRTYRIPSPTRPSISRNSFQPHPSLREATPSPSGTPEVTPLDPTDAGEKGFYICFDNDAPKKPKPTLRVKRTSPKKERGVSSYVDSEDFTMRPDSPSAIVMDRQKQLEIQRDSDREKQRQIDERDFQRQEIRDREIQREGEREKQRERHEMSGESRQSGVGLIIGNQLANPDPNSLDEMERKKERIMLLSLQRRQQQEEMKERKEVEAQARREQEKLKAEERARKKEEERQRRAAILEQHKVKKAIEEAEREGKVIDKELLNTIKPTKLRNKTATTRPRPKTIHVDAGTELDSGALTPSRGKKGSSSNLSTASLTSPTMRRDYYRGSQDSLTAAHFDERRSGPLYRGGSLRVSSVDSPDDGRGSSPCRSMNQLGRRGSYKTSRDVQEPQQQVRGRPKYPSYQNFKGRKSNSLMNLCDTDSGLGRATPPRRAPSPGMGSMRHLPSPSGPGSLPPGLMTKRRVFDDGSSDISSTPSSMMDYNGPRLYKQPTTKSNRGIMLNAVEYCVFPGTVNKEAKRRVLDEIARSESKHFLILFRDAGCQFRALYSYCPDREEVSKLYGTGPKQVMDKMFDKFFKYNSGAKCFSQVHTKHLTVTIDAFTIHNSLWQGKKVNLPNKKDMPLVI from the exons AACCAAGAACACCTGAAGCCGCAGATCGTCCACGCACTTTCCAATGCGGAACTATACTGTTTGGCGCTGGCGAACATCTATTCGGATCCAAATTATCACAATCAGAATCATTGCGGTATTCTCCAAGCCTTGGCCAGAAAGGGTGTTTACCTCGCGGAGCCAAACAATACTCAACTCACCGAAACGATCCTCATTCAAAATTCACCACTCAAGATG TCCGCGCATATGGCTGTGATAGAGGGCCTGATGGTCTTGTACGCGAAGGAAGTAGTGACTGGAGATCGAGTAGTTTCGGCAATCCGACGGTTCGACCCTCAGGCGGAGGTGGATGTGCCAGCGGACCACGAGAAAGGACTTCTTCTCTGGATCAGCCACGCATCAAATGCGTTGATTGCCAAGATCCAGGCGGAGGAAGGTGCCGGTGATAAAACGCGACTGCCAGAACTGCCAGCTGCCAAGGACTTCCAATCGTTATGCGATGGTGTCGGCCTTGCCGCCGTTGTGGCCTTCTACTGCCCCGGCGAGCTCAATTGGATGGACATCAGGGTGTCGAAGAGACCGTCGGTCGCGGACGCGCTGCACAACTTGTCGCTGGTCCACGCGTTTTGTAACCGATGCTTACCCTATTCCATTTTTCATATGCTACCCGAAGACGTGACGTATATGAGGGG GTGCATGAAGCAAAATTTAGTCGTTTTCTTGGCGGACATGTACAACGTATTGGAAATTCATCCGGCGAAATGTGTACGTTATCCAGGCGAGGAAAGGGCGATGCAGTTCTTAGATG CCTGCCCGCGCAATAGTCATGGCGTAGCTCATAAAAGAAGTCTGCCACAGTCTATAGCTCCGATACCTGATCTGAGAAGCAACCTCTCCGTATCCGCGCCAGGCTTCACAG ttgCAAAAGCACCGTCATCCTCCTCTGTCAAGAAGTCACAATCACTGCAACAAACTGCCGAAAATTATTCTCACGACGACAG ACGAGCAGGGAGCGAAGAAAGTTTCGTAGTCCATCGTGGCAAAGGCATCCCTACGTTAAGCTCCGTAGCAGACGAGAAATCTATAACTAGAATAGATGCCGCTGGTCGGCCAAGCAATTGGGAAGAACAGAGGAGAAGCTCGTACGCTGGCCGACGATCTAGGCGTAACAGTGTTTCGGATGACTCTCAGCTGACCATTGAGAACTTTGGTGGATCTCAG GATAATTTACACAACTTCGGCAGAAATCCAGACAAGGAGGTCGGCGCGCACATTGGCAAACGAAGCACCACAGAGCCGACACTACCAGCAAGATCTAGCGTTCAGGATGTGTACGGTAGCGGAGTGCAGCATATTTTATCAGATAACGGATACGATAAGGAAGAACCGCCGAGATTAAGAAGACAGACCTCAAACTCTAGCTTGGACAACGTCGCGCTCAAGCAAATTTTACATTCCAGCGAGAACGTTAATTCGGACGGGGATACGTCCAAGTTAGCCAGCTTCGCGAATTTAAGCAGGCAAAGCTCCGAGAAGGGGATCAACTTGACATACACGGAACAAGAACGCGACGACAGCAAGTCGAATCTGTCGAGTAAGAAACTTGGCCAGACCAATGGTAATAGAAATGGTGAGAAGAAAACGACGTTCGCCACGTTACCGAATACGACCACGTGGCAGCAACAGAGCAACCAGCAATCTCAACAGATGGAACAACACTCTGTtg ACGAGAACGGAGGTAACACGATTATGGCCTCACAACTGAATAATATTAGATTGAAGTTGGAGGAGAAACGACGTCACATAGAAAACGAGAAGAGAAGGATGGAAGTCGTGATGTCGAAACAACGGCAGAAAGTGGGCAAAGCTGCGTTCCTGCAAGCTGTCACGAAG GGTAAGGTTAAATCTCCCTCTTCATCAACATCTGGGGGGGACAGTCCGGCTGAAATTGGTCCCCCCACTCCTGTAACCTCCGGATCTTCGGGGGAGACCCCGACAAGTGTTTCCGAGACGACCCCCGTAACCCAACAACCCTCTCAAGAAAAACCACAGAGACCCTTCTCGCTCAAG GAAATTAGTGAGGATGTTCGGGATGTTGAACATAAATGGTTAGAGCATGACGGTAACGCCCCATTTATTGAAACAAGACGCACTCCAGATATTGAGAACATGGATCTTGAGCAATATCATCAATCTATATCACA AATGAATAACAGTCTTAGTGAAATACAAGCTGATATACAACGTTTAGCAAATCAGCAAAATCAAATACAGCAGCAGCATTTAATGACACAGCATCAACAGCAAATACAGCAACAGTTTCAGCAATTGCAAAGTCTTAGTCAACAACATATGcaa AATTTTGGAATGGCGCCTATAAATCCATTAACATCCAAATTACAAGATACTCAGCAATCTCAGTTCTATCTACATGATCAACCCCAATTGCAAAGACGAATGTGGGGTCAACCACCTCCAACTCAAAGCTTAGCAAATGAAATGGCTGCTGTGGGCTATCAACAATCAATGGATCCACGATATAGTACTCAACCAACAC CTTATCAACAAGATATGCGCTTATATCAAGATACACGAAATTGGGGAACGCATCCACCTCAACAGAAAGGATTTGTTCTACACGATACTCCTCAAGAACCGAGGTACCTCAATGGTGGAGATCATAGTCTTTGTAATAATCAAATGAGTCATCCTGGTCCTACATATCCATCATCTACATCTATCTTTAATCAAACACCACCATCTTCTGCTAGTCCACAACATCGCAATGCT GTTCATCGAATAAGTCAGTTAATGAGTGAAAGTCCTGAACCAAAAAGGCCAACTGTACATCATATACCGATTAAGTGTGAAAGCCCTACCGAAAAAAGACAAATTACTGCAATGCATGCACCTGTTCCAGCTCCACCTGTTGATGACATGAAGCCTCagaatatatcatttattg GAAATGATGATGAGCTTACACAAGGTATAAGAGGTTTAAACATCACGTCCGGCAGCCGTACATATAGAATTCCATCACCAACTAGACCTTCAATATCACGTAATTCATTTCAACCTCATCCATCATTAAGAGAAGCCACACCATCTCCATCAGGTACACCAGAGGTAACACCTTTAGATCCAACGGATGCTGGTGAAAAAGGATTTTATATCTGCTTTGATAATGACGCGCCGAAGAAACCAAAACCAACCCTTAGAGTGAAAAGGACATCCCCTAAAAAG gAAAGAGGCGTGTCTTCATATGTTGACAGTGAAGATTTTACGATGCGTCCTGACTCTCCTTCTGCGATTGTTATGGATAGGCAGAAACAGCTGGAAATTCAACGAGATTCTGATCGAGAAAAGCAGCGTCAGATAGACGAGAGAGACTTCCAACGGCAAGAAATTAGAGATAGAGAAATacaaagagaaggagaaagagaaaagcaaaGAGAACGACACGAGATGAGTGGAGAGAGCCGACAATCTGGAGTTGGTTTAATAATTGGAAATCAATTAGCAAATCCTGATCCA AATTCTCTTGATGAAATGGAACGGAAAAAAGAACGTATAATGCTCTTATCATTACAAAGAAGACAGCAACAAGAAGagatgaaagagagaaaagaggtaGAAGCGCAAGCTCGTCGAgaacaagaaaaattgaaagcagAAGAAAGAGCTCgtaaaaaggaagaggaaaggcAACGAAGGGCAGCTATTTTAGAACAACATAAAGTAAAGAAAGCAATAGAAGAGGCAGAAAGAGAA GGCAAGGTTATCGATAAAGAACTTCTTAATACAATAAAACCAACGAAATTGCGTAACAAGACTGCAACAACTCGACCTCGACCCAAAACGATTCATGTGGATGCTGGTACGGAGTTGGATTCTGGAGCTCTTACGCCGAGCCGTGGAAAGAAGGGTTCTTCTTCTAATCTAAGTACAG CGTCGCTGACTTCTCCGACGATGAGGCGAGATTACTACCGAGGCTCGCAGGACAGTCTCACTGCTGCCCATTTCGATGAACGACGTTCCGGCCCTCTTTATCGGGGCGGCAGTCTCAGGG TATCTTCCGTAGATTCACCCGACGACGGTAGAGGTTCCTCCCCTTGTCGAAGTATGAATCAACTTGGTCGACGTGGTTCCTACAAAACATCTAGAG ATGTGCAGGAGCCTCAGCAACAGGTTAGAGGCAGGCCTAAATACCCGAGTTACCAAAACTTTAAGGGGAGAAAGTCTAATTCCTTGATGAATTTGTGTG ATACGGACAGCGGACTGGGCAGAGCTACACCTCCTAGGAGAGCACCGAGTCCGGGCATGGGTAGCATGAGGCATCTTCCGTCGCCATCAGGACCTGGTTCTTTACCTCCCGGTTTGATGACCAAGAGACGCGTGTTCGATGATGGTAGCAGCGATATCAGTAGTACACCAAGTTCGATGATGGACTATAATG GTCCGAGATTGTATAAACAACCAACCACCAAGTCAAATCGTGGCATTATGCTAAACGCTGTGGAGTATTGTGTATTTCCGGGAACGGTAAATAAGGAAGCGAAGAGAAGAGTTTTGGACGAAATTGCAAGATCAGAAAGCAAGCattttcttatcttatttCGAGATGCTGGCTGTCAATTCCGGGCTCTCTACTCATACTGCCCAGATAGAGAAGAAGTTTCAAAGTTATATGGTACCGGACCGAAACAAGTCATGGATAAAATGttcgacaaatttttcaa ATACAATTCAGGAGCAAAATGCTTTTCTCAAGTACACACAAAGCATCTGACTGTGACCATAGATGCCTTTACGATACACAACAGCCTTTGGCAAGGTAAAAAGGTGAATTTGCCGAACAAGAAAGACATGCCTCTCGTCATATAG